In Armatimonadota bacterium, the genomic window CGGCTGGACTCCTCCCTGCAGGCCTGGGTCGTGGTGGACGCCGACGGCGCGCGGGCGGCCGCCCGGGTGTTGGACCAGGAGGCGCGGGTGGGCCGTCTGCGGGGCCCGCTGCACGGCGTGCCGGTGGGCGTCAAGGACATCATCGACGTGGCCGGCCTGACCACCACCTCGGGGGCGCCTCCGTTTGCCCACCGTCGGCCCGAGCGCGACGCCGCCTGCGTGGCGCGGCTGCGGGCGGCGGGAGCGGTGATCGTGGGCAAGACGGCCACAACGCCGTTCGCCTACGCGGACCCCGCCCCCACCCGCAACCCCTGGAACCTGGACCACACCCCCGGCGGCTCGTCCAGCGGGTCGGCGGCGGCGGTGGCCGCCCGCATGGTGCCCCTCGCCCTGGGCACCCAGACCATCGGGTCCACGCTGCGGCCGGCCAGCTACTGCGGCATCGTGGGCCTGAAGGGCACCTACGGGGCCGTCAGCCTGGAGGGCGTCACGCCCCTGTCGTGGAGCCTGGACCACCTGGGCATCTTTGCCCGCAGCGTGGACGACGTGGCGGCGGCGTTCGCGGCCCTGGCCGAGACGCCCCCACCCCCGCAGGCCGGGGCCGAGGCGGCGTCGCCGCGGCTGGGCATCCCCCGCGCATTCGTCGAGGAGGTGGCCGCGCCGGATGTACTC contains:
- a CDS encoding amidase, whose translation is RLDSSLQAWVVVDADGARAAARVLDQEARVGRLRGPLHGVPVGVKDIIDVAGLTTTSGAPPFAHRRPERDAACVARLRAAGAVIVGKTATTPFAYADPAPTRNPWNLDHTPGGSSSGSAAAVAARMVPLALGTQTIGSTLRPASYCGIVGLKGTYGAVSLEGVTPLSWSLDHLGIFARSVDDVAAAFAALAETPPPPQAGAEAASPRLGIPRAFVEEVAAPDVLRHFRSAADTLARAGARVDDIALPPSSREIDASGRRVLAVEAAAYHRAWFAQHAAQYPPRIRDLVETGLQITGVEFVDAEHTRQRFRQEMLPILSRYDALLLPAASTPAPPLTEGTTGDPVLNAPWSFGGFPAIAVPSGLLGGGLPVAIQLVAGPHADGRLLAVARWCENILGFAHSPTLSL